A portion of the Phyllopteryx taeniolatus isolate TA_2022b chromosome 15, UOR_Ptae_1.2, whole genome shotgun sequence genome contains these proteins:
- the LOC133465030 gene encoding AP-4 complex accessory subunit RUSC2 isoform X1, with the protein MIAASSVSGDTLIACHFPLLPLPAWQLPVQALCGSARRPGSSGLPRAASLPEQDRISQEHPIAISHKHFSNSFGSLNEDRVEEEEEDASDCISTSSPEETGKEGFRARGSQRSHNSFLPNPDFDEDDEDSDGDNLHKYHEDSSFVLHGTSTWHKSTDDAVAHGSMDWGHEDLLQAQPLHVIRSSVMALNRMPNHVPCCIHNQHESSSEMLPNSQADYASDSSCGSSDGILVNFCTMYNRSNNPALPHDISSPAARPSPSSEGSVFLNLQPLPSECDDQSVHSPLKPQELNSNCTLYPIEHRPPPGLSSLEVPDLAACLQSQAALVTGTNQTYYKLVTCDLSSQSPGANWPNVTDFLEDQTNFVSPKTRQDHIDMEDQQREDLLTDDFQLASTSKEKSPSRMKDHIRNRCHIPCFLCFNHSCTCQSTNYTTAQEPLTLNQEQCNFEKGTSFCSNKPQRPTSLPIQPIVLGPSDKSHTKDQQLGFLVEQYMKQNNSKRSGGSQPDLKPKLKPSSLSNHCSIFMEACSSSDTCSTCTPSPDGINHRNTWFQAHHSPWTSETSPDRTHTSSKLYQDRTCLQTGTELFSGLCQPKFVRIPTYQDLISLTTPKETHQIPGQSQNQSFFESILSDSIAQTNKPYHANPLPQTPEPQSFSLTSALASVAPLSSLGSLLSFAASGLQHQQSLKGITEGQHDEQLLLGDRPPTDLSPDTPYESLSISHLQRRGLLRSVSRAVDLIIAHFGNSRDPKEKMRLGNSYLSAMMASLVLDHLCPAIQNILEDGLRDHKLDVVIGQRRNSSWTVVEVSTKPGPSTKVLSSLVCKILKCPQLSSHSMRLKAYIMGLLNLRALEFWLIHLHSQKDVVTSHYHGWGFLSMSLGRCQPLFHELLLLLQPLSVLPFELDLLLEPRLLRNGQACPLGDCVSPLPPFAGISGHQTNGHLQDSFQNTAFSEKKCEVRQVNRSQVVFTSPEWRNLGECVVEGSGCSQNCLDATPPVSMDCRDMEKDNGTTASTQVERPYQGGLRWAKLFGAANTSTRLRTTSQSQVKGCHRPSQWLHLDRSHLGLLTQSIRSLKP; encoded by the exons ATGATTGCCGCGTCCAGTGTCTCGGGGGACACCTTGATTGCATGCCACTTCCCGCTGCTTCCACTTCCCGCCTGGCAACTTCCCGTCCAGGCCCTGTGCGGCTCAGCCAGGAGGCCTGGCTCTTCGGGTTTGCCCCGGGCGGCGTCCCTCCCAGAGCAAGACAGGATAAGCCAGGAGCATCCCATCGCTATCAGTCATAAGCATTTTTCCAACAGTTTTGGTAGCCTCAATGAGGACcgagtggaggaggaggaagaggatgctAGTGACTGCATCTCCACCTCATCACCAGAAGAAACTGGAAAGGAAGGGTTTCGAGCAAGAGGAAGTCAGCGCTCGCACAACTCATTTCTTCCTAATCCAGACTTTGATGAGGACGATGAGGATAGCGATGGGGACAACCTTCACAAATATCACGAGGATTCATCTTTTGTATTGCACGGGACTTCCACCTGGCACAAAAGCACCGACGACGCTGTGGCCCACGGGAGCATGGACTGGGGCCATGAGGACTTACTGCAGGCTCAACCCCTCCATGTCATCAGATCTAGTGTCATGGCACTGAACAGAATGCCCAATCACGTCCCCTGCTGCATCCACAACCAACACGAGTCTTCTTCAGAAATGTTGCCCAATAGTCAAGCCGACTATGCCAGTGACTCCTCCTGCGGCAGCTCTGATGGGATCTTGGTGAACTTCTGCACCATGTACAACCGGAGCAACAACCCCGCCCTGCCTCATGACATCAGCAGCCCGGCGGCTCGCCCCTCTCCGTCATCTGAGGGATCCGTATTCCTCAACCTCCAACCCCTTCCCAGTGAGTGCGATGACCAAAGTGTGCACAGTCCTCTGAAACCTCAGGAGCTCAACTCAAACTGCACTCTTTACCCCATTGAACATCGACCTCCTCCAGGTTTGTCTTCTCTTGAGGTGCCCGACCTGGCTGCCTGTCTCCAAAGCCAAGCCGCCCTGGTCACTGGGACTAATCAGACGTACTACAAGCTGGTGACCTGTGATCTTTCATCCCAGTCGCCCGGTGCAAACTGGCCCAATGTCACTGACTTCCTTGAGGATCAGACCAACTTTGTCAGTCCTAAGACAAGACAAGACCATATAGACATGGAG GATCAACAGAGGGAAGATCTGCTGACCGATGACTTTCAACTTGCCAGCACTTCCAAAGAGAAATCCCCCTCCAGAATGAAAGACCACATCCGTAACCGATGTCACATTCCCTGTTTTCTTTGCTTCAACCATAGCTGTACATGCCAGAGTACAAACTATACAACTGCCCAAGAACCTTTGACATTGAACCAGGAACAATGTAACTTTGAGAAGG GAACAAGTTTTTGCTCCAATAAACCACAGAGGCCAACATCGCTACCAATCCAGCCCATTGTTCTTGGTCCCAGTGACAAAAGTCACACCAAGGATCAGCAGTTAGGCTTTCTTGTGGAGCaatacatgaaacaaaataatagcAAGAGGTCTGGTGGCTCCCAACCAGACTTAAAGCCTAAACTAAAGCCGTCATCATTAAGTAACCATTGCTCTATCTTCATGGAGGCTTGCTCCAGCTCTGACACCTGCTCCACTTGCACGCCGAGCCCAGATGGCATCAACCACCGAAACACGTGGTTTCAGGCCCACCATAGTCCATGGACATCCGAAACAAGTCCAGATAGAACTCATACCAGCTCAAAGCTATATCAAGACAGAACTTGCCTACAAACTGGTACAGAATTGTTCTCAGGCCTATGCCAGCCCAAGTTTGTTCGAATTCCTACCTACCAGGATCTTATAAGCCTAACAACCCCCAAGGAGACCCATCAAATTCCTGGTCAGTCCCAGAACCAGAGCTTCTTTGAGTCCATACTCTCTGATTCAATAGCCCAAACCAATAAACCATATCACGCAAACCCTCTCCCACAGACCCCTGAACCTCAAAGCTTTAGTTTAACAAGTGCACTTGCCTCGGTGGCACCTCTTTCCTCTTTGGGTTCTCTGCTCTCATTTGCTGCTTCTGGTCTACAACATCAGCAAAGCCTCAAAGGAATCACTGAGGGTCAACATGATGAACAGCTACTGCTGGGTGACAGACCTCCAACAGACCTCTCACCTGACACCCCATATGAGTCTCTGTCCATCAGTCATCTCCAGAGGAGAG GTTTGCTGAGGTCTGTGAGCAGGGCAGTGGACTTAATCATAGCTCATTTTGGCAACAGCAGAGACCCAAAAGAAAAG ATGCGTCTCGGCAACAGCTATCTGAGTGCCATGATGGCTAGTCTTGTCCTGGATCACTTGTGTCCAGCCATCCAGAATATTCTCGAAGATGGCCTCAGAGATCACAAATTAGACGTTGTCATCGGTCAGCGTCGTAACTCCTCCTGGACCGTAGTGGAAGTCTCTACCAAGCCTG GTCCAAGCACCAAGGTTCTCTCCAGCCTGGTTTGTAAAATCCTCAAGTGTCCACAACTAAGCAGCCACAGCATGAGACTGAAGGCCTACATCATGGGCTTGCTTAA TTTGAGAGCTTTGGAATTCTGGCTCATTCACCTCCACAGTCAAAAAG ATGTGGTGACTTCACACTACCACGGTTGGGGCTTCCTGTCCATGTCGCTGGGTCGATGTCAGCCTTTGTTTCATGAGCTTCTGCTTCTCCTGCAGCCTCTCTCCGTCTTGCCCTTTGAGCTCGATTTGCTGCTGGAGCCCAGGTTGTTACGTAACGGACAAGCATGCCCACTGGGGGACTGTGTTTCCCCTCTTCCGCCCTTCGCAGGAATCTCAGGCCACCAGACCAATGGGCATCTACAAGATAGTTTTCAGAATACAGCTTTCAGTGAGAAGAAATGTGAAGTAAGGCAGGTCAACAGGAGCCAGGTGGTGTTTACTTCTCCAGAGTGGAGGAATTTGGGGGAATGCGTGGTTGAAGGGAGTGGCTGCAGCCAGAACTGTCTAGATGCTACACCTCCAGTAAGTATGGACTGCAGGGACATGGAGAAAGACAATGGAACCACAGCTAGTACTCAGGTTGAGAGACCTTACCAAGGTGGACTGCGCTGGGCCAAACTTTTTGGAGCTGCAAACACTTCCACCAGGCTGCGGACGACTTCTCAGAGTCAAGTCAAAGG GTGCCATCGTCCGTCACAGTGGCTGCATCTGGACAGATCACACCTTGGACTCTTGACTCAGTCCATCAGGTCATTGAAGCCTTGA
- the LOC133465030 gene encoding AP-4 complex accessory subunit RUSC2 isoform X2, producing MIAASSVSGDTLIACHFPLLPLPAWQLPVQALCGSARRPGSSGLPRAASLPEQDRISQEHPIAISHKHFSNSFGSLNEDRVEEEEEDASDCISTSSPEETGKEGFRARGSQRSHNSFLPNPDFDEDDEDSDGDNLHKYHEDSSFVLHGTSTWHKSTDDAVAHGSMDWGHEDLLQAQPLHVIRSSVMALNRMPNHVPCCIHNQHESSSEMLPNSQADYASDSSCGSSDGILVNFCTMYNRSNNPALPHDISSPAARPSPSSEGSVFLNLQPLPSLSSLEVPDLAACLQSQAALVTGTNQTYYKLVTCDLSSQSPGANWPNVTDFLEDQTNFVSPKTRQDHIDMEDQQREDLLTDDFQLASTSKEKSPSRMKDHIRNRCHIPCFLCFNHSCTCQSTNYTTAQEPLTLNQEQCNFEKGTSFCSNKPQRPTSLPIQPIVLGPSDKSHTKDQQLGFLVEQYMKQNNSKRSGGSQPDLKPKLKPSSLSNHCSIFMEACSSSDTCSTCTPSPDGINHRNTWFQAHHSPWTSETSPDRTHTSSKLYQDRTCLQTGTELFSGLCQPKFVRIPTYQDLISLTTPKETHQIPGQSQNQSFFESILSDSIAQTNKPYHANPLPQTPEPQSFSLTSALASVAPLSSLGSLLSFAASGLQHQQSLKGITEGQHDEQLLLGDRPPTDLSPDTPYESLSISHLQRRGLLRSVSRAVDLIIAHFGNSRDPKEKMRLGNSYLSAMMASLVLDHLCPAIQNILEDGLRDHKLDVVIGQRRNSSWTVVEVSTKPGPSTKVLSSLVCKILKCPQLSSHSMRLKAYIMGLLNLRALEFWLIHLHSQKDVVTSHYHGWGFLSMSLGRCQPLFHELLLLLQPLSVLPFELDLLLEPRLLRNGQACPLGDCVSPLPPFAGISGHQTNGHLQDSFQNTAFSEKKCEVRQVNRSQVVFTSPEWRNLGECVVEGSGCSQNCLDATPPVSMDCRDMEKDNGTTASTQVERPYQGGLRWAKLFGAANTSTRLRTTSQSQVKGCHRPSQWLHLDRSHLGLLTQSIRSLKP from the exons ATGATTGCCGCGTCCAGTGTCTCGGGGGACACCTTGATTGCATGCCACTTCCCGCTGCTTCCACTTCCCGCCTGGCAACTTCCCGTCCAGGCCCTGTGCGGCTCAGCCAGGAGGCCTGGCTCTTCGGGTTTGCCCCGGGCGGCGTCCCTCCCAGAGCAAGACAGGATAAGCCAGGAGCATCCCATCGCTATCAGTCATAAGCATTTTTCCAACAGTTTTGGTAGCCTCAATGAGGACcgagtggaggaggaggaagaggatgctAGTGACTGCATCTCCACCTCATCACCAGAAGAAACTGGAAAGGAAGGGTTTCGAGCAAGAGGAAGTCAGCGCTCGCACAACTCATTTCTTCCTAATCCAGACTTTGATGAGGACGATGAGGATAGCGATGGGGACAACCTTCACAAATATCACGAGGATTCATCTTTTGTATTGCACGGGACTTCCACCTGGCACAAAAGCACCGACGACGCTGTGGCCCACGGGAGCATGGACTGGGGCCATGAGGACTTACTGCAGGCTCAACCCCTCCATGTCATCAGATCTAGTGTCATGGCACTGAACAGAATGCCCAATCACGTCCCCTGCTGCATCCACAACCAACACGAGTCTTCTTCAGAAATGTTGCCCAATAGTCAAGCCGACTATGCCAGTGACTCCTCCTGCGGCAGCTCTGATGGGATCTTGGTGAACTTCTGCACCATGTACAACCGGAGCAACAACCCCGCCCTGCCTCATGACATCAGCAGCCCGGCGGCTCGCCCCTCTCCGTCATCTGAGGGATCCGTATTCCTCAACCTCCAACCCCTTCCCA GTTTGTCTTCTCTTGAGGTGCCCGACCTGGCTGCCTGTCTCCAAAGCCAAGCCGCCCTGGTCACTGGGACTAATCAGACGTACTACAAGCTGGTGACCTGTGATCTTTCATCCCAGTCGCCCGGTGCAAACTGGCCCAATGTCACTGACTTCCTTGAGGATCAGACCAACTTTGTCAGTCCTAAGACAAGACAAGACCATATAGACATGGAG GATCAACAGAGGGAAGATCTGCTGACCGATGACTTTCAACTTGCCAGCACTTCCAAAGAGAAATCCCCCTCCAGAATGAAAGACCACATCCGTAACCGATGTCACATTCCCTGTTTTCTTTGCTTCAACCATAGCTGTACATGCCAGAGTACAAACTATACAACTGCCCAAGAACCTTTGACATTGAACCAGGAACAATGTAACTTTGAGAAGG GAACAAGTTTTTGCTCCAATAAACCACAGAGGCCAACATCGCTACCAATCCAGCCCATTGTTCTTGGTCCCAGTGACAAAAGTCACACCAAGGATCAGCAGTTAGGCTTTCTTGTGGAGCaatacatgaaacaaaataatagcAAGAGGTCTGGTGGCTCCCAACCAGACTTAAAGCCTAAACTAAAGCCGTCATCATTAAGTAACCATTGCTCTATCTTCATGGAGGCTTGCTCCAGCTCTGACACCTGCTCCACTTGCACGCCGAGCCCAGATGGCATCAACCACCGAAACACGTGGTTTCAGGCCCACCATAGTCCATGGACATCCGAAACAAGTCCAGATAGAACTCATACCAGCTCAAAGCTATATCAAGACAGAACTTGCCTACAAACTGGTACAGAATTGTTCTCAGGCCTATGCCAGCCCAAGTTTGTTCGAATTCCTACCTACCAGGATCTTATAAGCCTAACAACCCCCAAGGAGACCCATCAAATTCCTGGTCAGTCCCAGAACCAGAGCTTCTTTGAGTCCATACTCTCTGATTCAATAGCCCAAACCAATAAACCATATCACGCAAACCCTCTCCCACAGACCCCTGAACCTCAAAGCTTTAGTTTAACAAGTGCACTTGCCTCGGTGGCACCTCTTTCCTCTTTGGGTTCTCTGCTCTCATTTGCTGCTTCTGGTCTACAACATCAGCAAAGCCTCAAAGGAATCACTGAGGGTCAACATGATGAACAGCTACTGCTGGGTGACAGACCTCCAACAGACCTCTCACCTGACACCCCATATGAGTCTCTGTCCATCAGTCATCTCCAGAGGAGAG GTTTGCTGAGGTCTGTGAGCAGGGCAGTGGACTTAATCATAGCTCATTTTGGCAACAGCAGAGACCCAAAAGAAAAG ATGCGTCTCGGCAACAGCTATCTGAGTGCCATGATGGCTAGTCTTGTCCTGGATCACTTGTGTCCAGCCATCCAGAATATTCTCGAAGATGGCCTCAGAGATCACAAATTAGACGTTGTCATCGGTCAGCGTCGTAACTCCTCCTGGACCGTAGTGGAAGTCTCTACCAAGCCTG GTCCAAGCACCAAGGTTCTCTCCAGCCTGGTTTGTAAAATCCTCAAGTGTCCACAACTAAGCAGCCACAGCATGAGACTGAAGGCCTACATCATGGGCTTGCTTAA TTTGAGAGCTTTGGAATTCTGGCTCATTCACCTCCACAGTCAAAAAG ATGTGGTGACTTCACACTACCACGGTTGGGGCTTCCTGTCCATGTCGCTGGGTCGATGTCAGCCTTTGTTTCATGAGCTTCTGCTTCTCCTGCAGCCTCTCTCCGTCTTGCCCTTTGAGCTCGATTTGCTGCTGGAGCCCAGGTTGTTACGTAACGGACAAGCATGCCCACTGGGGGACTGTGTTTCCCCTCTTCCGCCCTTCGCAGGAATCTCAGGCCACCAGACCAATGGGCATCTACAAGATAGTTTTCAGAATACAGCTTTCAGTGAGAAGAAATGTGAAGTAAGGCAGGTCAACAGGAGCCAGGTGGTGTTTACTTCTCCAGAGTGGAGGAATTTGGGGGAATGCGTGGTTGAAGGGAGTGGCTGCAGCCAGAACTGTCTAGATGCTACACCTCCAGTAAGTATGGACTGCAGGGACATGGAGAAAGACAATGGAACCACAGCTAGTACTCAGGTTGAGAGACCTTACCAAGGTGGACTGCGCTGGGCCAAACTTTTTGGAGCTGCAAACACTTCCACCAGGCTGCGGACGACTTCTCAGAGTCAAGTCAAAGG GTGCCATCGTCCGTCACAGTGGCTGCATCTGGACAGATCACACCTTGGACTCTTGACTCAGTCCATCAGGTCATTGAAGCCTTGA
- the LOC133465030 gene encoding AP-4 complex accessory subunit RUSC2 isoform X3: MIAASSVSGDTLIACHFPLLPLPAWQLPVQALCGSARRPGSSGLPRAASLPEQDRISQEHPIAISHKHFSNSFGSLNEDRVEEEEEDASDCISTSSPEETGKEGFRARGSQRSHNSFLPNPDFDEDDEDSDGDNLHKYHEDSSFVLHGTSTWHKSTDDAVAHGSMDWGHEDLLQAQPLHVIRSSVMALNRMPNHVPCCIHNQHESSSEMLPNSQADYASDSSCGSSDGILVNFCTMYNRSNNPALPHDISSPAARPSPSSEGSVFLNLQPLPSECDDQSVHSPLKPQELNSNCTLYPIEHRPPPGLSSLEVPDLAACLQSQAALVTGTNQTYYKLVTCDLSSQSPGANWPNVTDFLEDQTNFVSPKTRQDHIDMEDQQREDLLTDDFQLASTSKEKSPSRMKDHIRNRCHIPCFLCFNHSCTCQSTNYTTAQEPLTLNQEQCNFEKGTSFCSNKPQRPTSLPIQPIVLGPSDKSHTKDQQLGFLVEQYMKQNNSKRSGGSQPDLKPKLKPSSLSNHCSIFMEACSSSDTCSTCTPSPDGINHRNTWFQAHHSPWTSETSPDRTHTSSKLYQDRTCLQTGTELFSGLCQPKFVRIPTYQDLISLTTPKETHQIPGQSQNQSFFESILSDSIAQTNKPYHANPLPQTPEPQSFSLTSALASVAPLSSLGSLLSFAASGLQHQQSLKGITEGQHDEQLLLGDRPPTDLSPDTPYESLSISHLQRRGLLRSVSRAVDLIIAHFGNSRDPKEKMRLGNSYLSAMMASLVLDHLCPAIQNILEDGLRDHKLDVVIGQRRNSSWTVVEVSTKPGPSTKVLSSLVCKILKCPQLSSHSMRLKAYIMGLLNLSPSCPLSSICCWSPGCYVTDKHAHWGTVFPLFRPSQESQATRPMGIYKIVFRIQLSVRRNVK; the protein is encoded by the exons ATGATTGCCGCGTCCAGTGTCTCGGGGGACACCTTGATTGCATGCCACTTCCCGCTGCTTCCACTTCCCGCCTGGCAACTTCCCGTCCAGGCCCTGTGCGGCTCAGCCAGGAGGCCTGGCTCTTCGGGTTTGCCCCGGGCGGCGTCCCTCCCAGAGCAAGACAGGATAAGCCAGGAGCATCCCATCGCTATCAGTCATAAGCATTTTTCCAACAGTTTTGGTAGCCTCAATGAGGACcgagtggaggaggaggaagaggatgctAGTGACTGCATCTCCACCTCATCACCAGAAGAAACTGGAAAGGAAGGGTTTCGAGCAAGAGGAAGTCAGCGCTCGCACAACTCATTTCTTCCTAATCCAGACTTTGATGAGGACGATGAGGATAGCGATGGGGACAACCTTCACAAATATCACGAGGATTCATCTTTTGTATTGCACGGGACTTCCACCTGGCACAAAAGCACCGACGACGCTGTGGCCCACGGGAGCATGGACTGGGGCCATGAGGACTTACTGCAGGCTCAACCCCTCCATGTCATCAGATCTAGTGTCATGGCACTGAACAGAATGCCCAATCACGTCCCCTGCTGCATCCACAACCAACACGAGTCTTCTTCAGAAATGTTGCCCAATAGTCAAGCCGACTATGCCAGTGACTCCTCCTGCGGCAGCTCTGATGGGATCTTGGTGAACTTCTGCACCATGTACAACCGGAGCAACAACCCCGCCCTGCCTCATGACATCAGCAGCCCGGCGGCTCGCCCCTCTCCGTCATCTGAGGGATCCGTATTCCTCAACCTCCAACCCCTTCCCAGTGAGTGCGATGACCAAAGTGTGCACAGTCCTCTGAAACCTCAGGAGCTCAACTCAAACTGCACTCTTTACCCCATTGAACATCGACCTCCTCCAGGTTTGTCTTCTCTTGAGGTGCCCGACCTGGCTGCCTGTCTCCAAAGCCAAGCCGCCCTGGTCACTGGGACTAATCAGACGTACTACAAGCTGGTGACCTGTGATCTTTCATCCCAGTCGCCCGGTGCAAACTGGCCCAATGTCACTGACTTCCTTGAGGATCAGACCAACTTTGTCAGTCCTAAGACAAGACAAGACCATATAGACATGGAG GATCAACAGAGGGAAGATCTGCTGACCGATGACTTTCAACTTGCCAGCACTTCCAAAGAGAAATCCCCCTCCAGAATGAAAGACCACATCCGTAACCGATGTCACATTCCCTGTTTTCTTTGCTTCAACCATAGCTGTACATGCCAGAGTACAAACTATACAACTGCCCAAGAACCTTTGACATTGAACCAGGAACAATGTAACTTTGAGAAGG GAACAAGTTTTTGCTCCAATAAACCACAGAGGCCAACATCGCTACCAATCCAGCCCATTGTTCTTGGTCCCAGTGACAAAAGTCACACCAAGGATCAGCAGTTAGGCTTTCTTGTGGAGCaatacatgaaacaaaataatagcAAGAGGTCTGGTGGCTCCCAACCAGACTTAAAGCCTAAACTAAAGCCGTCATCATTAAGTAACCATTGCTCTATCTTCATGGAGGCTTGCTCCAGCTCTGACACCTGCTCCACTTGCACGCCGAGCCCAGATGGCATCAACCACCGAAACACGTGGTTTCAGGCCCACCATAGTCCATGGACATCCGAAACAAGTCCAGATAGAACTCATACCAGCTCAAAGCTATATCAAGACAGAACTTGCCTACAAACTGGTACAGAATTGTTCTCAGGCCTATGCCAGCCCAAGTTTGTTCGAATTCCTACCTACCAGGATCTTATAAGCCTAACAACCCCCAAGGAGACCCATCAAATTCCTGGTCAGTCCCAGAACCAGAGCTTCTTTGAGTCCATACTCTCTGATTCAATAGCCCAAACCAATAAACCATATCACGCAAACCCTCTCCCACAGACCCCTGAACCTCAAAGCTTTAGTTTAACAAGTGCACTTGCCTCGGTGGCACCTCTTTCCTCTTTGGGTTCTCTGCTCTCATTTGCTGCTTCTGGTCTACAACATCAGCAAAGCCTCAAAGGAATCACTGAGGGTCAACATGATGAACAGCTACTGCTGGGTGACAGACCTCCAACAGACCTCTCACCTGACACCCCATATGAGTCTCTGTCCATCAGTCATCTCCAGAGGAGAG GTTTGCTGAGGTCTGTGAGCAGGGCAGTGGACTTAATCATAGCTCATTTTGGCAACAGCAGAGACCCAAAAGAAAAG ATGCGTCTCGGCAACAGCTATCTGAGTGCCATGATGGCTAGTCTTGTCCTGGATCACTTGTGTCCAGCCATCCAGAATATTCTCGAAGATGGCCTCAGAGATCACAAATTAGACGTTGTCATCGGTCAGCGTCGTAACTCCTCCTGGACCGTAGTGGAAGTCTCTACCAAGCCTG GTCCAAGCACCAAGGTTCTCTCCAGCCTGGTTTGTAAAATCCTCAAGTGTCCACAACTAAGCAGCCACAGCATGAGACTGAAGGCCTACATCATGGGCTTGCTTAA CCTCTCTCCGTCTTGCCCTTTGAGCTCGATTTGCTGCTGGAGCCCAGGTTGTTACGTAACGGACAAGCATGCCCACTGGGGGACTGTGTTTCCCCTCTTCCGCCCTTCGCAGGAATCTCAGGCCACCAGACCAATGGGCATCTACAAGATAGTTTTCAGAATACAGCTTTCAGTGAGAAGAAATGTGAAGTAA